A stretch of the Parabacteroides timonensis genome encodes the following:
- a CDS encoding PepSY-like domain-containing protein: MKKFGLILASLLLSVMAIFADNEKVTRDKSVLPSVCRNFITANFGQTDISHIKIESNLLGVKGYDVILTNGTNVEFDKSGEWKEIETRHASIPLSVLPERIADYIRKNFPDNTVVSVDKDTREYEVKLNTDLELKFDRNGNFKKFD, translated from the coding sequence ATGAAGAAGTTTGGATTAATTCTGGCCAGCCTGTTATTATCTGTCATGGCCATTTTCGCTGATAACGAAAAGGTAACAAGAGACAAATCGGTTTTGCCTTCTGTATGTCGGAATTTCATCACTGCCAATTTCGGACAAACGGATATTTCGCATATTAAGATCGAGAGTAATCTATTGGGTGTTAAAGGATACGATGTCATCCTGACGAACGGGACAAATGTCGAGTTCGACAAGTCCGGTGAATGGAAAGAGATTGAAACACGTCACGCATCTATCCCATTAAGTGTTTTACCGGAAAGAATAGCTGATTATATCCGGAAAAACTTTCCCGACAATACTGTTGTTTCAGTAGATAAAGATACACGTGAATATGAGGTCAAGCTAAACACGGACCTCGAACTCAAGTTCGACCGTAACGGCAATTTTAAAAAGTTTGATTAA
- a CDS encoding sensor histidine kinase — MKLIHYTFRNLSIPLLIILTAWACCFYFVIMHEIDDETNDSLENYKEIIIKTVLADSTLLHDHVDIMTKYYIREVPESEANLDKDEFFDSTTYIEIEMEDEPVRVLRTWFMTADRKYYELTIETSTLEKEDMAEAIFVSIIILYVSLLCCILLVSHFVFKSSFRPLYTLVKWLKEYRPGKQQAPLVNQTKVEEFKILNQAIQTATNRSTEMYNQQKQFVENASHELQTPLAICMNKLELLSENPDCTEEQLSEIAGINHTLRGIIKMNKSLLLLSRIDNKQFPDTSEIDFNKLINKYLPDFEDMYEYKNIHVTYTETGTLIYTMNESLASTLLSNLLKNAFIHNIENGSIAISVTGRTLTISNSSESTGLNEATLFNRFEKQTHKKESTGLGLAIVKSITSIYGIDIKYEYNGLHKFILTF, encoded by the coding sequence ATGAAACTGATCCATTATACATTCCGCAACCTGTCCATCCCGCTGTTGATCATTCTAACGGCGTGGGCATGTTGTTTCTATTTCGTCATCATGCATGAAATAGACGACGAGACCAACGATAGCCTGGAAAATTACAAGGAGATCATCATCAAGACGGTACTTGCCGACAGCACGCTCCTGCATGACCATGTGGATATAATGACTAAATATTATATCCGCGAAGTCCCCGAATCGGAAGCCAATCTGGATAAAGACGAGTTCTTCGATTCGACAACTTACATCGAAATAGAGATGGAAGATGAACCGGTACGTGTGTTACGCACCTGGTTCATGACAGCCGACCGGAAATATTACGAACTGACGATCGAAACCTCCACCCTCGAAAAAGAGGATATGGCGGAAGCGATTTTTGTGAGTATCATTATTCTATATGTAAGCCTTTTGTGTTGCATCCTGCTGGTATCGCATTTCGTATTCAAGTCCAGTTTCCGCCCGCTTTATACGTTGGTAAAGTGGTTGAAAGAATACCGGCCCGGAAAACAACAGGCTCCATTGGTAAACCAAACCAAGGTGGAAGAGTTCAAAATACTGAACCAGGCTATCCAAACGGCAACCAACCGGAGTACGGAAATGTATAACCAGCAAAAACAATTTGTAGAGAATGCTTCCCACGAATTGCAAACCCCACTTGCCATCTGCATGAATAAACTGGAACTGCTCAGCGAAAACCCCGATTGTACGGAAGAGCAACTCTCCGAAATAGCCGGGATCAACCATACGCTTCGGGGCATCATCAAAATGAACAAGTCTTTGCTGCTTCTTTCGCGTATCGACAACAAACAGTTCCCCGATACTTCCGAGATAGACTTCAATAAACTAATCAATAAATATTTGCCAGACTTCGAGGATATGTATGAATACAAGAATATACATGTCACCTATACCGAAACCGGTACATTAATATATACAATGAATGAATCGCTGGCCTCTACCCTGCTCAGCAATCTTTTAAAGAATGCTTTTATACATAATATAGAAAACGGATCGATCGCCATTTCGGTAACCGGCCGGACACTGACAATATCCAACAGCAGTGAAAGCACTGGGTTGAATGAAGCGACCTTATTCAATCGTTTCGAAAAGCAAACGCATAAAAAAGAATCGACAGGATTGGGATTAGCTATCGTTAAGTCGATCACCTCCATTTATGGAATAGATATAAAATATGAATATAACGGCTTGCATAAATTCATTTTAACATTCTAA
- a CDS encoding response regulator transcription factor, translating to MKILIVEDEDSLREIMIRSLEKERYVVESAANYNEALLKINDYDYDCIVLDIMLPGGSGLDLLEELKKMRKKDSVIIVSAKDSIEDKVTGLDLGADDYLTKPFHLAELNARIKCIIRRKQQDGELHINLSNITVYPDRRAVYINEEELALNRKEFDLLYYFVTNPDRLISKGALAESIWGDYIDQADSFDFIYSQVKNLRKKLKSAGAVPEIKAVYGYGYKMVNEE from the coding sequence ATGAAAATTCTGATTGTAGAAGACGAAGATTCTTTACGTGAAATAATGATCCGTTCGTTGGAGAAGGAGCGTTACGTCGTGGAAAGTGCCGCCAACTATAACGAAGCATTATTGAAGATCAATGATTATGATTACGACTGTATCGTGTTGGACATCATGCTGCCGGGTGGCAGCGGGCTCGATCTGCTTGAAGAGTTGAAAAAGATGCGAAAGAAGGACAGCGTCATCATCGTCTCTGCCAAAGACTCGATCGAAGACAAAGTGACAGGCCTCGACCTGGGCGCGGACGATTACCTAACGAAGCCGTTTCACTTGGCAGAACTGAATGCGCGTATTAAATGTATCATCCGCCGCAAGCAGCAGGACGGCGAACTGCATATCAACCTATCCAATATCACTGTCTATCCGGATCGTCGTGCCGTATATATTAATGAAGAGGAACTGGCTTTGAACCGGAAGGAGTTCGACCTGTTATATTATTTTGTCACCAATCCCGACCGCCTGATCAGTAAAGGAGCGCTTGCCGAGTCTATCTGGGGAGATTATATCGACCAGGCGGATAGTTTCGACTTCATCTACAGCCAGGTGAAGAATCTGCGCAAGAAGTTGAAGTCAGCCGGAGCTGTCCCGGAAATAAAGGCCGTATACGGTTATGGCTACAAAATGGTAAATGAAGAATAG
- a CDS encoding RNA polymerase sigma factor yields MELETFKITVLPLREKLINFSLKLTQERADAEDIVQEAFLKLWYIREKLDGYHSVEALAMQVTKNLTLDKLRARRPEGPDIDTLSIDSGSRSPAEQLEQKDAAARIRELIAQLPTVQQTIIRMKDVEGYELSEIAEITGSAIEAVRSNLSRARKKIREQFLQLNKQEQL; encoded by the coding sequence ATGGAACTTGAAACGTTTAAAATAACCGTACTGCCACTCCGGGAAAAGCTGATCAACTTTTCCCTGAAACTGACGCAGGAGAGAGCCGACGCCGAGGATATCGTGCAGGAGGCTTTCCTGAAGCTCTGGTATATCCGCGAGAAGCTGGACGGTTATCATAGTGTGGAAGCCCTGGCGATGCAAGTCACCAAGAATCTGACGCTGGATAAACTGAGAGCACGCCGTCCGGAAGGCCCCGACATCGACACTTTGTCGATCGACTCGGGAAGCCGTTCGCCGGCAGAGCAGTTGGAACAAAAGGATGCCGCCGCCCGTATCCGCGAACTGATTGCCCAACTGCCCACCGTGCAGCAGACTATCATCCGGATGAAAGACGTGGAAGGCTACGAACTGTCCGAGATCGCGGAAATAACAGGATCAGCCATCGAAGCCGTCCGCAGCAACCTTTCAAGGGCCAGGAAAAAGATACGGGAACAATTTTTACAGTTAAACAAACAGGAGCAGTTATGA
- a CDS encoding outer membrane beta-barrel protein → MKRLLLIVAAFLPVMGLLAAEAGPMPADTIFRLEKKRIEVKDNGDRMKVRVYEEQEDGTEVDDEMVFEGQYRDGQSYERRKHIKTLNIPLPTWDRDFSAHWAGFGMGFNSFTGDDVSLRKGNSLEYNLNFMEFSLPFSRYNWAVVTGAGLRWNRYRIDGNVHFQEVDGITQLVPAADGITYKKSKLNMTSVTIPVLLEWQTKKVRHRPRFFISGGVVAVIKTTSSSRVVYEYGSGKTRKQKMDGGMNLRPVTMDLLFQAGVGCMGVYCKYSPIEMFENNKGPALHPVSFGLQIHL, encoded by the coding sequence ATGAAAAGATTATTACTGATCGTGGCAGCCTTTCTCCCTGTGATGGGCTTGCTGGCTGCCGAAGCCGGACCAATGCCGGCCGATACAATCTTCCGGTTGGAAAAGAAACGCATAGAAGTAAAGGATAACGGCGACCGGATGAAAGTCCGCGTTTATGAAGAACAGGAAGACGGGACCGAGGTAGATGACGAAATGGTCTTCGAAGGACAATACCGTGACGGGCAGAGCTACGAGCGACGCAAACATATCAAGACGCTTAATATTCCTCTTCCTACCTGGGATCGTGATTTCTCCGCACACTGGGCGGGCTTCGGTATGGGCTTCAACAGCTTCACAGGAGACGATGTGTCCCTGCGCAAAGGTAACTCGCTGGAATACAATCTTAACTTTATGGAATTTAGCCTTCCATTCTCCCGCTACAACTGGGCGGTAGTGACCGGTGCCGGTCTGCGCTGGAACCGTTACCGCATCGACGGGAATGTTCATTTTCAGGAGGTGGACGGTATCACTCAGTTAGTTCCTGCCGCCGATGGTATCACCTATAAGAAAAGCAAGTTGAATATGACCAGTGTCACCATTCCCGTCCTACTGGAGTGGCAGACCAAGAAGGTACGGCATCGCCCGCGTTTCTTTATCTCCGGTGGTGTTGTCGCTGTAATCAAGACAACCTCTTCATCCAGAGTTGTTTATGAATACGGAAGTGGAAAGACCAGGAAGCAGAAGATGGATGGCGGCATGAACCTGCGTCCCGTGACAATGGATCTCCTTTTCCAGGCGGGTGTCGGCTGTATGGGCGTTTACTGCAAATATTCTCCTATCGAAATGTTCGAGAACAATAAAGGGCCGGCACTCCATCCGGTTTCTTTCGGGTTGCAGATACACTTATAA
- the araJ gene encoding MFS transporter AraJ — MKKSLIALAFGTLGLGLSEFVMMGILPDVANDLGISIPSAGHLISAYALGVCAGAPLLVLLARTRPLKQILLALVAIFIVGNLFVSLSPNYWTMMAMRFISGLPHGAFFGVGSIVAERLAAEGKKSEAVAIMISGMTVANLLAVPLGTYISHALSWRATFFSAACWGLVVFWFIWRWVPYVAALPDNGFKGQFRFLRNPAPWLLIFATMFGNGGFFCLYSYITPLLTKVSGVPVADMTFIMVLAGLGMCIGNMLGGKLSDLYTPGRVAAVTQGVMCLALLMLFFWSANPWMSVLLMCVGTTCLFAVSAPQQLLLIQNAKGGEMLGAASVQIAFNLGNALGAYCGGLPIEAGYSYQYAALPGAASALAGFLLLSYFSRRFESRRISATCIPV; from the coding sequence ATGAAGAAAAGTCTTATCGCCCTGGCGTTCGGTACGCTGGGGCTCGGTTTGTCCGAGTTTGTGATGATGGGGATACTGCCCGATGTAGCGAATGACCTGGGTATATCTATCCCCAGTGCCGGACATCTTATCTCCGCTTATGCGCTGGGTGTTTGTGCCGGCGCTCCCTTACTGGTTTTACTGGCCCGTACACGACCGTTGAAGCAGATCCTGCTTGCGCTGGTCGCTATCTTTATTGTCGGGAATCTATTTGTCTCGCTTTCACCTAACTACTGGACGATGATGGCGATGCGGTTTATTTCCGGATTGCCTCACGGGGCCTTCTTCGGTGTAGGCTCTATCGTGGCGGAACGATTGGCGGCGGAAGGGAAGAAGTCGGAGGCGGTGGCTATTATGATCTCCGGGATGACGGTGGCAAACCTGTTGGCTGTGCCGCTCGGTACTTATATAAGTCATGCTCTTTCGTGGCGGGCTACCTTCTTCAGTGCTGCCTGCTGGGGACTGGTGGTGTTTTGGTTTATCTGGCGGTGGGTACCATACGTGGCTGCCTTGCCGGATAATGGGTTTAAGGGGCAGTTCCGTTTTCTGCGCAACCCGGCTCCGTGGTTGTTGATCTTTGCAACGATGTTCGGTAACGGCGGGTTCTTTTGCCTGTACAGTTATATCACACCGTTGCTTACGAAGGTTTCCGGTGTTCCTGTTGCCGACATGACCTTTATCATGGTGCTTGCCGGGCTGGGTATGTGCATCGGTAATATGTTGGGAGGGAAGCTTTCCGACCTTTATACTCCGGGACGTGTGGCGGCTGTTACGCAGGGGGTGATGTGTCTGGCTTTACTGATGTTGTTCTTTTGGTCGGCCAATCCGTGGATGTCCGTCTTGTTGATGTGTGTCGGCACGACTTGTTTGTTTGCCGTTTCGGCGCCGCAACAGTTGCTGCTCATACAGAATGCCAAAGGGGGAGAGATGCTTGGAGCAGCAAGCGTGCAGATCGCTTTCAATCTCGGGAATGCGCTGGGGGCTTATTGCGGCGGACTGCCCATAGAAGCTGGTTACAGCTATCAATATGCGGCTCTTCCGGGGGCGGCTTCGGCTTTGGCGGGATTTTTACTGTTAAGTTATTTTAGCCGTAGGTTTGAATCTCGACGTATTTCAGCAACTTGTATTCCGGTCTAA
- a CDS encoding helix-turn-helix domain-containing protein, giving the protein MVVRRLEAAYKLLKEGKESVSEVCWSVDFHSRSYFTTAFKRQYNILPSDITARGMTYC; this is encoded by the coding sequence TTGGTAGTACGACGGCTTGAAGCAGCTTATAAACTACTAAAAGAAGGAAAAGAGAGTGTCAGCGAAGTGTGTTGGAGTGTCGATTTTCATAGTCGCTCGTATTTTACGACAGCATTTAAGCGTCAGTACAATATCTTACCATCAGACATAACAGCGAGAGGTATGACTTATTGTTAA
- a CDS encoding NAD(P)H-dependent oxidoreductase, translated as MRNILIISGHTNLTASVANKTILETLNERLSEAEIVKLDELYPDFKIDVEAEQQKLLRADIVVLQFPLFWYSAPSILERWMEETFRHGFSHGSTGDKLKGKKLVLSFTTGAPEALYSHEGAMGYTIDEFLACYKATCRLTQIEYSGSVYTCGVSYGNRTTPELIEQQKNVSVVHAERLIELLETL; from the coding sequence ATGAGAAATATATTGATTATCAGCGGCCATACAAATCTTACCGCATCTGTAGCCAATAAAACGATTCTCGAAACCCTGAACGAACGGCTGTCGGAAGCCGAAATCGTAAAGCTTGACGAACTTTATCCCGACTTTAAAATCGACGTAGAAGCCGAACAGCAAAAATTGCTCCGGGCAGACATCGTCGTGTTGCAGTTCCCCCTTTTCTGGTACTCCGCACCCTCCATATTGGAACGCTGGATGGAAGAGACTTTCCGTCACGGTTTCTCGCACGGAAGTACCGGAGACAAACTCAAAGGCAAGAAACTCGTTCTCTCTTTCACAACGGGAGCACCCGAAGCATTGTATAGCCACGAGGGGGCGATGGGCTACACCATCGACGAATTTTTAGCTTGCTACAAAGCAACCTGCCGACTGACGCAAATAGAGTATAGCGGCAGTGTTTATACCTGTGGCGTAAGTTACGGCAACCGTACCACACCGGAACTTATCGAGCAACAAAAAAATGTATCGGTAGTGCACGCTGAACGTCTTATCGAATTACTCGAAACGCTCTAA
- a CDS encoding SDR family NAD(P)-dependent oxidoreductase, translating into MYPSLNHKTALVTGAGTGIGRAIARRLADEGANVLIVGRTETTLAETAAYSDKISYLAIDLESEDGIRTIIRTVGERYGCLDILVNNAGWAPVTPFTEMKIEEYDKVFAINVRAVVMLTQACLSMIKAAKGNILNVTTTMTTNPIATMANYAASKAAVYTMTRAWAKELAKDGVRVNSLGVGPIETPIYGKTELSDEAAKAHKDMVTKSVPLGRMGQPEEVAAVVAFLTSDEASFVTGADYKVDGGVGA; encoded by the coding sequence ATGTATCCATCATTAAATCATAAAACAGCTCTTGTAACCGGAGCCGGAACGGGCATCGGAAGAGCTATCGCCCGACGTCTGGCCGATGAAGGCGCTAACGTATTGATCGTAGGCCGCACGGAAACGACACTTGCCGAAACAGCTGCTTACAGTGATAAAATCTCCTATCTTGCCATTGACCTCGAATCGGAAGACGGGATACGCACCATCATCCGTACTGTCGGAGAACGGTACGGTTGTCTCGATATTCTCGTCAATAATGCGGGATGGGCGCCCGTCACCCCGTTTACCGAGATGAAAATCGAGGAATACGACAAGGTATTTGCCATCAACGTGCGTGCCGTTGTCATGCTGACACAAGCCTGCCTGTCGATGATAAAGGCAGCAAAAGGCAATATCCTGAATGTCACGACAACCATGACAACCAATCCTATCGCGACGATGGCGAACTATGCCGCCTCGAAAGCTGCCGTCTATACTATGACACGTGCATGGGCGAAAGAGCTAGCAAAAGACGGCGTGCGTGTCAATTCACTCGGCGTGGGGCCCATCGAAACCCCAATCTACGGCAAGACCGAGCTTTCGGACGAAGCCGCGAAAGCACACAAGGATATGGTGACGAAAAGCGTACCTCTCGGTCGAATGGGACAACCCGAAGAGGTTGCCGCCGTCGTCGCTTTTCTGACAAGCGACGAAGCCAGCTTCGTAACCGGAGCCGACTATAAAGTGGACGGTGGTGTAGGTGCATAA
- a CDS encoding aldo/keto reductase translates to MKTRKFGTLEISAVGLGCMGFTHGYGTCPSEEESIRLIRKAYEEGCTFFDTAEIYSCYKNEELVGKALKPFRHEITISTKFTPAVLPGQENPEGKLSRIGIRQAVESSLRRLQTDYIDLYTEHRVPKENDPAEVAYWMGELIKEGKICAWGQSEPTLEQLKTAHAVTPITAVQSEYSLMERKWEVDVIPYCKAEGIGFVAYSPMAGGFLSGKYHSAAEFKGDDVRRVITRYSEENMRANRVLLNLINRYAEEKHCTAAQISLAWVMYSGHIVPIPGMRSDARILENLGAAEVTITADEYAAMNEALSHITIHGNRTDEDIAKLGTIEGQQQTVAKAER, encoded by the coding sequence ATGAAAACAAGAAAATTCGGAACATTGGAAATCTCGGCTGTCGGCCTTGGCTGTATGGGTTTCACGCACGGTTACGGGACTTGTCCGAGTGAAGAGGAATCCATTCGTCTTATCCGTAAAGCATACGAGGAAGGCTGTACCTTCTTCGATACGGCTGAAATATACAGTTGTTATAAGAATGAAGAACTCGTGGGAAAGGCATTGAAACCTTTCCGGCATGAAATAACAATCTCTACAAAATTCACTCCGGCTGTCTTGCCCGGACAAGAGAATCCGGAAGGCAAATTGAGTCGTATCGGCATCCGACAAGCTGTCGAAAGTTCTTTACGACGTTTGCAAACCGATTATATCGACCTTTACACGGAACACCGTGTGCCCAAAGAGAACGATCCTGCGGAGGTTGCCTATTGGATGGGGGAATTGATCAAGGAGGGGAAAATCTGTGCATGGGGACAGTCCGAGCCCACCCTCGAACAACTCAAGACGGCCCATGCCGTTACGCCTATAACAGCTGTACAGAGCGAATACTCGCTGATGGAACGCAAGTGGGAGGTGGATGTCATTCCCTATTGCAAGGCTGAAGGTATCGGCTTTGTTGCTTATTCGCCTATGGCAGGCGGCTTTTTAAGCGGTAAATACCACTCCGCGGCTGAATTTAAGGGAGATGATGTAAGGCGCGTGATTACCCGTTACTCCGAAGAGAATATGCGTGCCAATCGAGTCCTGCTCAATCTTATCAACCGCTATGCGGAAGAGAAGCATTGTACCGCCGCACAAATATCTTTAGCTTGGGTGATGTATTCCGGTCATATTGTTCCTATACCCGGTATGCGTAGCGATGCCCGTATTCTTGAAAATCTGGGCGCTGCGGAAGTGACTATTACGGCTGACGAATATGCCGCTATGAACGAAGCTCTAAGTCATATTACCATACACGGAAACCGCACGGACGAGGATATTGCCAAGTTGGGGACTATCGAAGGACAGCAGCAGACTGTAGCCAAAGCGGAGAGATAG
- a CDS encoding NADPH-dependent F420 reductase — protein sequence MKYGILGTGDGVSHIASKLTELGHEVMMGARNATNEKAANWAKANGERASHGTFADAARFGERVFNCVQGIHSLEALNAAGKENLNGKLLIDLANPYIYKDGHISLDSKYSGTTSLGEETQKFLPDTKVVKTLNYLCNHLMVHPGQLPQAITGFYCGNDADAKAEVAVLLKDFGWEDTLDLGNISMSRYTEMLGAFWVAALSATGNMNWGIKLVR from the coding sequence ATGAAATACGGAATATTGGGAACAGGCGATGGTGTGAGCCACATCGCCTCGAAATTGACCGAACTCGGTCACGAAGTTATGATGGGCGCGCGTAATGCCACCAATGAGAAAGCTGCAAACTGGGCAAAAGCTAATGGTGAGCGGGCTTCTCACGGCACTTTTGCCGATGCTGCCCGATTCGGTGAAAGAGTATTCAACTGCGTGCAGGGCATCCACTCGCTCGAAGCGCTAAACGCTGCCGGAAAAGAAAATCTAAACGGGAAACTGTTGATCGACTTGGCAAATCCGTACATCTACAAGGATGGGCATATTTCACTCGATTCAAAGTATAGCGGAACAACCAGCTTGGGAGAAGAAACCCAAAAATTTCTGCCGGACACAAAAGTCGTAAAAACACTGAACTATCTCTGCAATCATTTGATGGTTCATCCGGGGCAACTACCGCAAGCCATTACGGGCTTCTATTGCGGTAACGATGCTGACGCGAAAGCCGAAGTAGCGGTTCTATTAAAGGATTTCGGCTGGGAAGATACCCTTGATTTAGGAAATATCAGTATGTCCCGCTACACTGAAATGCTCGGTGCGTTCTGGGTAGCCGCGCTTAGTGCTACCGGGAATATGAATTGGGGCATAAAACTCGTAAGATAA
- a CDS encoding aldo/keto reductase, whose product MQTVKLNNGIEMPVLGYGVFQVSPEECERCVLDAIGAGYRLIDTAQAYYNEEGVGNAVAKCGVSRDELFLTTKVWITNAGEEKATRSIDESLRKLRTDYIDLLLIHQPFSDYPGTWRAMEKAVKAGKVRAIGLSNFYPDRFVDMAECAEIKPAVNQLKTNVFSQQWDAEAEMKPYDTRIMAWAPLAQGDPDLLTNPVLTALAERYNKTVQQIALRYLVQRGIIAIPKSTHIERMKQNLDVFDFTLTPEDMESIRPLDKPADFRWSHRNPELVKFLLNYDKQFNPDNKK is encoded by the coding sequence ATGCAGACTGTAAAATTGAACAACGGCATCGAAATGCCGGTATTAGGATATGGTGTATTTCAAGTATCGCCCGAAGAGTGCGAGCGTTGCGTGCTCGATGCCATCGGCGCGGGTTATCGGTTGATAGATACGGCGCAGGCTTATTATAACGAAGAGGGCGTAGGTAATGCCGTTGCAAAATGCGGCGTGTCCCGTGATGAACTTTTTCTCACCACCAAAGTCTGGATTACCAATGCCGGAGAAGAAAAGGCAACCCGCAGCATCGACGAATCGCTCCGTAAGTTGCGCACCGATTACATTGACCTGCTGCTTATCCACCAGCCGTTTAGCGACTATCCGGGAACATGGCGGGCGATGGAGAAAGCGGTAAAGGCCGGAAAAGTCCGTGCCATCGGACTCTCGAACTTCTATCCCGACCGCTTCGTGGATATGGCCGAATGTGCCGAAATAAAACCTGCCGTAAACCAACTAAAAACCAATGTATTCAGTCAGCAATGGGACGCTGAAGCTGAAATGAAGCCCTATGATACACGTATCATGGCTTGGGCGCCGCTGGCACAAGGCGATCCCGACCTTCTGACCAATCCCGTACTGACGGCCTTGGCCGAACGATACAATAAAACGGTACAGCAAATCGCCTTGCGTTACTTGGTGCAACGCGGCATCATCGCCATTCCGAAAAGCACGCACATCGAGCGAATGAAACAAAATCTGGATGTATTCGATTTCACCCTCACACCGGAAGATATGGAAAGCATCCGTCCGCTCGACAAACCTGCCGACTTCCGCTGGTCGCACCGTAATCCCGAACTTGTAAAATTCCTTCTGAATTACGACAAGCAATTTAACCCTGACAATAAGAAATAA
- a CDS encoding aldo/keto reductase, protein MKNVRLSNGVMMPAIGFGVFQIPENETERAVNDAIEIGYRKFDTAAAYFNEEQLGNTIRQSGIKREEFFITTKLWVQDYEYDDALRAFDLSMKKLGLDYLDLYLMHKPYGNYYAAWRAMERLYKEGRIRAIGVTSFSNERLQDLFLHNEIKPVVNQLETHPFFQQQAANAFLRQEGIQHEAWAPFAEGQNDIFNHPTLKAIAERHGKGVGAIILRWLNQRNIVVIPKSVHKERMIENFNILDFTLSKEEMDAIALLETGKSPIYDDMDLPTVKGIGLHKIHE, encoded by the coding sequence ATGAAAAATGTAAGATTAAGCAATGGAGTAATGATGCCTGCTATCGGGTTCGGTGTCTTTCAGATTCCTGAAAATGAAACGGAACGAGCCGTAAATGATGCAATCGAGATCGGTTATCGGAAATTCGATACGGCTGCGGCTTATTTCAACGAGGAACAGTTGGGAAATACCATCCGACAAAGCGGTATCAAACGGGAGGAGTTTTTCATAACCACAAAATTGTGGGTGCAGGACTACGAATACGACGATGCTCTGCGCGCTTTCGACCTCTCGATGAAAAAACTCGGGTTGGACTACCTCGACCTCTACTTGATGCACAAACCCTACGGGAATTACTATGCCGCATGGCGGGCGATGGAGCGGCTCTATAAAGAGGGACGCATCCGGGCTATCGGGGTTACGAGTTTCTCTAATGAACGCCTGCAAGACCTTTTCTTGCATAACGAAATAAAACCCGTCGTAAACCAGCTTGAAACGCATCCGTTTTTCCAGCAGCAGGCTGCCAATGCTTTCTTACGGCAGGAAGGCATCCAGCACGAAGCATGGGCGCCTTTTGCCGAAGGGCAGAATGACATATTCAACCATCCGACATTGAAAGCGATAGCAGAGCGACACGGTAAGGGCGTCGGAGCTATTATTCTTCGTTGGCTGAACCAGCGTAACATCGTAGTTATCCCGAAATCCGTACATAAGGAACGGATGATCGAAAACTTCAATATCCTCGATTTCACACTTTCAAAAGAGGAAATGGATGCTATCGCCCTGCTGGAGACAGGAAAAAGTCCCATCTACGACGATATGGACTTGCCTACGGTAAAAGGTATCGGGTTACACAAAATCCATGAATGA